gccacatattacagtaatccagggggtctcctcccccccccatggtggtgaatatagccacatattacagtaatccagggggtctcctcccccccccatggtggtgAATATAGCCACATATTACAGTAATCCAGGGCGCCACGGTACACAATTAGTTATACCTCAGCGCCTCGTCGTGGTCAAGGTCACCCTCCCTCTCGTCCTTGACCGCCTCTGCGTGGTCAAGGTCACCCTGACTCTCGTCCTTGACCGCCTCTGCATGGTCAAGGTCACCCTGATTCTCGTCCTTGACCGCCTCTGCGTGGTCAAAGTCACCCTGACTCTCGTCCTTGACCGCCTGTGCGTGGTCAAGGTCACCCTGACTCTCGTCCTTGACAGACTCTGCGTGGTCAAGGTCACCCTCCCTCTCGTCCTTGACCGCCTGTGCGTGGTCAAGGTCACCCTGACTCGTCCTTGACCGCCTCTGCGTGGTCAAGGTCACCCTGACTCTCGTCCTTGACCGCCTCTGCGTGGTCAAGGTCACCCTCCCTCTCGTCCTTGACCGCCTCTGCGTGGTCAAGGTCACCCTGACTCTCGTCCTTGACCGCCTCTGCATGGTCAAGGTCACCCTGATTCTCGTCCTTGACCGCCTCTGCGTGGTCAAGGTCACCCTGACTCTCGTCTTTGACCGCCTCTGCGTGGTCAAGGTCACCCTGACTCTCGTCCTTGACCGCCTGTGCGTGGTCAAGGTCACCCTGACTCTCGTCCTTGACCGCCTCTGCGTGGTCAAGGTCACCCTCCCTCTCGTCCTTGACCGCCTGTGCGTGGTCAAGGTCACCCTGACTCGTCCTTGACCGCCTCTGCGTGGTCAAGGTCACCCTGACTCTCGTCCTTGACCGCCTCTGCGTGGTCAAGGTCACCCTCCCTCTCGTCCTTGACCGCCTCTGCGTGGTCAAGGTCACCCTGACTCTCGTCCTTGACCGCCTCTGCATGGTCAAGGTCACCCTGATTCTCGTCCTTGACCGCCTCTGCGTGGTCAAGGTCACCCTGACTCTCGTCTTTGACCGCCTCTGCGTGGTCAAGGTCACCCTGACTCTCGTCCTTGACCGCCTCTGCATGGTCAAGGTCACCCTGACTCTCGTCCTTGACCGCCTCTGCGTGGTCAAGGTCACCCTCCCTCTCGTCCTTGACCGCCTGTGCGTGGTCAAGGTCACCCTGACTCTCGTCCTTGACACCCTGTACGTGGTCAAGGTCACCCTGGCTCGCGTCCTTGACCGCCTGTGCGTGGTCAAGGTCACCCTCCCTCTCGTCCTTGACCGCCTGTGCGTGGTCAAGGTCACCCTGACTCTCGTCCTTGACACCCTGTACGTGGTCAAGGTCTCCCTGGCTCGCGTCCTTGACCGCCTGTGCGTGGTCAAGGTCACCCTGGCTCGCGTCCTTGACCGCCTGTGCGTGGTCAAGGTCACCCTGGCTCTCGTCCTTGACCGCCTGTGCGTGGTCAAGGTCACCCTAGCTCTCGTCCTTGACCGCCTGTGCGTGGTCAAGGTCACCCTGGCTCGCGTCCTTGACCGCCTGTGCGTGGTCTAGGTCACCCTGGCTCTCGTCCTTGACCGCCTCTGCGTGGTCAAGGTCACCCTCCCTCTCGTCCTTGACCGCCTCTGCGTGGTCAAGGTCACCCTGACTCTCGTCCTTGACCGCCTCTGCATGGTCAAGGTCACCCTGACTCGTCCTTGACCGCCTCTGCTTGGTCAAGGTCACCCTGACTCTCGTCCTTGACCGCCTCTGCGTGGTCAAGGTCACCCTCCCTCTCGTCCTTGACCGCCTGTGCGTGGTCAAGGTCACCCTGACTCTCGTCCTTGACCGCCTCTGCGTGGTCAAGGTCACCCTCCCTCTCGTCCTTGACCGCCTGTGCGTGGTCAAGGTCACCCTGACTCTCGTCCTTGACCGCCTCTGCGTGGTCAAGGTCACCCTCCCTCTCGTCCTTGACCGCCTGTGCGTGGTCAAGGTCATCCTGACTCGTCCTTGACCGCCTCTGCGTGGTCAAGGTCACCCTGACCCTCGTCCTTGACCGCCTCTGCGTGGTCAAGGTCACCCTCCCTCTCGTCCTTGACCGCCTCTGCGTGGTCAAGGTCACCCTGACTCTCGTCCTTGACCGCCTCTGCGTGGTCAAGGTCACCCTGACTCTCGTCCTTGACCGCCTCTGCGAGGTCAAGGTCACCCTCCCTCTCGTCCTTGACCGCCTGTGCGTGGTCAAGGTCACCCTGACTCTCGTCCTTGACTGCCTCTGCGTGGTCAAGGTCACCCTCCCTCTCGTCCTTGACCGCCTGTGCGTGGTCAAGGTCACCCTGACTCTCGTCCTTGACCGCCTCTGCGTGGTCAAGGTCACCCTGACTCTCGTCCTTGACCGCCTGTGCGTGGTCAAGGTCACCCTCCCTCTCGTCCTTGACCGCCTCTGCGTGGTCAAGGTCACCCTCCCTCTCGTCCGTGACCGCCTGTGCGTGGTCAACGTCACCCTGACTCTCGTCCTTGACCGCCTCTGCGTGGTCAAGGTCACCCTCCCTCTCGTCCTTGACCGCCTGTGCGTGGTCAAGGTCACCCTGACTCTCGTCCTTGACCGCCTCTGCGTGGTCAAGGTCACCCTCCCTCTCGTCCTTGACCGCCTGTGCGTGGTCAAGGTCACCCTGACTCTCGTCCTTGACCGCCTCTGCGTGGTCAAGGTCACCCTCCCTCTCGTCCTTGACCGCCTGTGCGTGGTCAAGGTCATCCTGACTCGTCCTTGACCGCCTCTGCGTGGTCAAGGTCACCCTGACTCTCGTCCTTGACCGCCTCTGCGTGGTCAAGGTCACCCTCCCTCTCGTCCTTGACCGCCTCTGCGTTGTCAAGGTCACCCTGACTCTCGTCCTTGACCGCCTCTGCGTGGTCAAGGTCACCCTGACTCTCGTCCTTGACCGCCTCTGCGTGGTCAAGGTCACCCTCCCTCTCGTCCTTGACCGCCTGTGCGTGGTCAAGGTCACCCTGACTCTCGTCCTTGACCGCCTCTGCGTGGTCAAGGTCACCCTCCCTCTCGTCCTTGACCGCCTGTGCGTGGTCAAGGTCACCCTGACTCGTCCTTGACCGCCTCTGCGTGGTCAAGGTCACCCTGACTCTCGTCCTTGACCGCCTCTGCATGGTCAAGGTCACCCTCCCTCTCGTCCTTGACCGCCTCTGCGTGGTCAAGGTCACCCTGACTCTCGTCCTTGACCGCCTCTGCATGGTCAAGGTCACCCTGATTCTCGTCCTTGACCGCCTCTGCGTGGTCAAGGTCACCCTGACTCTCGTCTTTGACCGCCTCTGCGTGGTCAAGGTCACCCTGACTCTCGTCCTTGACCGCCTCTGCATGGTCAAGGTCACCCTGACTCTCGTCCTTGACCGCCTCTGCGTGGTCAAGGTCACCCTCCCTCTCGTCCTTGACCGCCTGTGCGTGGTCAAGGTCACCCTGACTCTCGTCCTTGACACCCTGTACGTGGTCAAGGTCATCCTGGCTCGCGTCCTTGACCGCCTGTGCGTGGTCAAGGTCACCCTCCCTCTCGTCCTTGACCGCCTGTGCGTGGTCAAGGTCACCCTGACTCTCGTCCTTGACACCCTGTACGTGGTCAAGGTCTCCCTGGCT
This portion of the Procambarus clarkii isolate CNS0578487 chromosome 59, FALCON_Pclarkii_2.0, whole genome shotgun sequence genome encodes:
- the LOC138353768 gene encoding microtubule-associated protein futsch-like, producing the protein MQRRSRTSQGDLDHAEAVKDESQGDLDHAEAVKDENQGDLDHAEAVKDESQGDLDHAEAVKDEREGDLDHAEAVKDESQGDLDHAEAAVKDEREGDLDHAEAVKDESQGDLDHAQAVKDEREGDLDHAEAVKDESQGDLDHAEAVKDESQGDLDHAEAVKDEREGDLDHAQAVKDEREGDLDHAEAVKDESQGDLDHAKAVKDEREGDLDHAEAVKDEKAVKDESQGDLDHAEAVKDEREGDLDHAEAVKDESQGDLDHAQAVKDASQGDLDHAQAVKDESQGDLDHAQAVKDESQGDLDHAQAVKDASQGDLDHAQAVKDASQGDLDHVQGVKDESQGDLDHAQAVKDEREGDLDHAQAVKDASQDDLDHVQGVKDESQGDLDHAQAVKDEREGDLDHAEAVKDESQGDLDHAEAVKDESQGDLDHAEAVKDESQGDLDHAEAVKDENQGDLDHAEAVKDESQGDLDHAEAVKDEREGDLDHAEAVKDESQGDLDHAEAAVKDEREGDLDHAEAVKDESQGDLDHAQAVKDEREGDLDHAEAVKDESQGDLDHAEAVKDESQGDLDNAEAVKDEREGDLDHAEAVKDESQGDLDHAEAAVKDEREGDLDHAEAVKDESQGDLDHAQAVKDEREGDLDHAEAVKDESQGDLDHAQAVKDEREGDLDHAEAVKDESQGDVDHAQAVTDEREGDLDHAEAVKDEREGDLDHAQAVKDESQGDLDHAEAVKDESQGDLDHAQAVKDEREGDLDHAEAVKDESQGDLDHAQAVKDEREGDLDLAEAVKDESQGDLDHAEAVKDESQGDLDHAEAVKDEREGDLDHAEAVKDEGQGDLDHAEAAVKDEREGDLDHAEAVKDESQGDLDHAQAVKDEREGDLDHAEAVKDESQGDLDQAEAAVKDESQGDLDHAQAVKDASQGDLDHAQAVKDASQGDLDHVQGVKDESQGDLDHAQAVKDEREGDLDHAQAVKDASQGDLDHVQGVKDESQGDLDHAQAVKDEREGDLDHAEAVKDESQGDLDHAEAVKDESQGDLDHAEAVKDESQGDLDHAEAVKDENQGDLDHAEAVKDESQGDLDHAEAVKDEREGDLDHAEAVKDESQGDLDHAEAAVKDEREGDLDHAEAVKDESQGDLDHAQAVKDESQGDLDHAEAVKDESQGDLDHAEAVKDENQGDLDHAEAVKDESQGDLDHAEAVKDEREGDLDHAEAVKDESQGDLDHAEAAVKDEREGDLDHAESVKDESQGDLDHAQAVKDESQGDFDHAEAVKDENQGDLDHAEAVKDESQGDLDHAEAVKDEREGDLDHDEALRYN